A genomic window from Candidatus Pelagisphaera phototrophica includes:
- a CDS encoding prolyl oligopeptidase family serine peptidase — protein sequence MPALFTNLSKLLLFVVALAGFSIRASSAGPWDLVSLYKVPVWEETAKAAKPGIKGVLYDSIQVNGDRVQVFAYYGVPEGETPQGGWPAVVCVHGGGGTAFDEWVKKWNDHGYAAISMDLEGHYPMRETEDRRSPRIPTENPGLRRLGIFKNYDDPIGKQWYYHAVAQSILAHSLIRSFPKVNPDKTGVTGISWGGTLTSTIMGVDDRFQFAIPVYGCGFLADSDGNQGLAIKPGRYTEVVNQFFDGSAYFENVKIPTLWVNGTNDKHFPMPSTQQSARAVQGPTTMRYELRMRHGHGPGWAPEEIYAFADSIVRDGTPLTRFEVPELDGDRAWVDFESAAKVTGVNVYFTRDAGLWPEREWEEAPASLSGSTISAAMPEGATVYYFSATDERGLMVSSEIGLVE from the coding sequence ATGCCCGCATTATTTACAAATCTCTCCAAGCTACTGTTGTTTGTGGTAGCCTTGGCAGGCTTCAGCATTCGGGCCAGCTCTGCTGGACCATGGGATCTGGTTAGTCTATATAAGGTCCCTGTATGGGAAGAAACGGCCAAAGCGGCAAAGCCTGGCATTAAAGGCGTCTTGTACGATTCGATACAGGTGAATGGCGACCGGGTCCAGGTGTTTGCGTACTATGGTGTGCCTGAAGGAGAAACCCCGCAGGGTGGATGGCCTGCAGTCGTTTGCGTGCATGGGGGAGGCGGGACTGCGTTTGATGAATGGGTGAAGAAGTGGAACGATCACGGCTATGCGGCGATCAGCATGGATCTCGAGGGGCATTATCCGATGCGCGAAACTGAGGACCGGCGAAGCCCTCGCATTCCAACGGAGAACCCAGGGCTGCGTCGGCTAGGGATCTTTAAGAACTATGACGATCCGATTGGGAAGCAGTGGTACTATCATGCAGTGGCCCAGTCGATCTTGGCCCATTCGCTTATTCGATCCTTTCCTAAGGTGAATCCAGACAAGACGGGGGTCACCGGTATCAGTTGGGGTGGAACGCTCACGAGTACAATCATGGGCGTGGATGACCGGTTTCAATTTGCCATACCGGTCTATGGGTGTGGCTTCCTTGCGGACTCGGATGGGAATCAGGGACTGGCGATCAAGCCCGGCCGCTATACGGAGGTCGTAAACCAGTTTTTCGACGGGTCCGCCTATTTTGAAAACGTGAAGATCCCAACGCTCTGGGTCAATGGGACTAATGATAAGCATTTCCCGATGCCTTCCACTCAGCAATCGGCTCGTGCGGTTCAAGGCCCCACCACAATGCGTTATGAATTGAGAATGCGACATGGACATGGTCCCGGTTGGGCCCCGGAAGAGATCTATGCTTTTGCGGATAGCATTGTTAGAGATGGCACGCCGCTTACTCGATTTGAGGTGCCTGAGCTGGATGGAGATCGGGCATGGGTCGATTTCGAATCAGCGGCCAAGGTGACCGGAGTGAATGTTTACTTCACTCGGGATGCGGGCCTTTGGCCTGAGCGAGAGTGGGAGGAAGCTCCTGCCAGTCTTTCGGGTTCGACGATTTCCGCGGCAATGCCTGAGGGCGCAACCGTCTACTACTTTTCCGCGACCGACGAACGAGGTTTGATGGTCAGCTCAGAAATTGGATTGGTTGAATGA
- a CDS encoding sulfatase family protein, whose protein sequence is MKLKSTFFCLALLSFVPLRGDDRANILFIFADDWGWGDLSCHGHPYVKTPNIDRLAAEGTDFHRFTVASGVCSPSRTAVMTGHFPARYNIDGHFAWVPSNAKRNMPDWLSLDVPLLPRLLQQSGYATAHYGKWHLANNMIPDSPLPSEYGYDEYGAFNCAGEQIPVHEDSQRASAFIEKSAKAGKPFFINLWLHEPHTPFHTVPKYEWRFREMESEEDRIYASVLSHADDRIGEILDTLDNLGLTDNTLVIFSSDNGPARASGPTELKLMYDTATGAGWGIAAAKGITGGRKGYKSALFQGGINVPFIVRWPGKVGDGEIDDRSLISAVDLLPTFCEIAGVKLPASYVPDGVSQVEALKGKSSRIREKPLYWKMGSAWPIPESRPYHWVSYAIVDQKWKLMANQDLDYFELYDIVEDPFEKVDRAKGEPEVIKQLLGKVNRWKATLSEKPTGNVFSEERKQL, encoded by the coding sequence ATGAAATTGAAATCGACCTTCTTTTGCCTGGCTTTGCTATCCTTTGTTCCACTACGCGGTGACGACCGTGCCAACATTCTTTTTATTTTTGCGGATGATTGGGGATGGGGAGATTTGAGCTGCCATGGACATCCTTACGTGAAGACGCCGAATATCGATCGTCTTGCAGCGGAAGGAACCGATTTCCATCGATTTACGGTAGCGAGTGGCGTTTGCTCGCCGAGTCGGACAGCGGTGATGACGGGCCACTTCCCCGCGCGGTACAATATTGATGGCCACTTTGCTTGGGTGCCGAGCAATGCGAAGCGCAACATGCCGGACTGGTTGAGTCTAGATGTACCTTTGCTCCCAAGGTTGCTACAGCAAAGCGGATACGCAACCGCGCACTATGGGAAATGGCATCTGGCGAACAATATGATTCCCGACTCTCCCTTGCCTAGCGAGTATGGGTACGACGAATACGGTGCCTTTAACTGCGCGGGAGAGCAGATTCCCGTGCACGAGGATTCCCAGCGAGCTAGCGCATTTATCGAAAAATCGGCGAAGGCAGGAAAACCTTTCTTTATAAACCTTTGGCTGCATGAGCCGCACACGCCTTTTCATACCGTTCCTAAATACGAGTGGCGATTTCGCGAGATGGAGAGCGAGGAGGATCGAATTTACGCTTCTGTCCTTTCTCATGCGGATGATCGAATTGGAGAAATTCTGGATACACTTGACAATCTAGGCCTGACAGACAACACGCTCGTGATATTCAGTTCTGATAACGGACCTGCGAGAGCCTCTGGTCCCACCGAGCTCAAGTTGATGTACGATACGGCAACCGGAGCGGGATGGGGAATTGCGGCTGCCAAGGGAATAACGGGAGGCCGAAAGGGCTACAAGAGCGCCTTGTTCCAAGGGGGTATCAATGTTCCCTTCATTGTTCGTTGGCCGGGCAAGGTTGGGGACGGAGAAATCGATGATCGGTCGCTGATTTCGGCGGTGGATCTACTGCCAACCTTTTGCGAAATTGCAGGGGTTAAATTGCCAGCCAGCTATGTGCCGGATGGCGTTAGCCAAGTTGAGGCCCTAAAAGGGAAAAGTTCAAGAATAAGGGAGAAGCCGCTGTACTGGAAAATGGGTTCGGCTTGGCCCATCCCCGAGAGCCGGCCTTATCACTGGGTGTCCTATGCCATCGTGGACCAAAAGTGGAAGCTTATGGCGAACCAGGATTTGGATTATTTCGAACTATATGATATTGTGGAAGACCCTTTCGAGAAGGTCGATCGCGCTAAGGGAGAACCCGAAGTGATAAAACAACTACTTGGTAAAGTAAATCGTTGGAAAGCGACCCTTTCAGAAAAGCCAACTGGCAACGTCTTTTCGGAAGAGAGGAAACAATTGTAA
- a CDS encoding PVC-type heme-binding CxxCH protein, with the protein MKRLLVISVLLSFLSIPLSGQDASGIRTANLQGADLDLMNNHDPASELENFELLPGYEANLFAADPMLANPIHMVWDSRGRLWVACSWAYPQIKPGDIANDKIIILEDTDNDGVADKSTVFADGLYLPTGIELANGGCFVGQSPDVLFLKDTDGDDVADVRQLALTGFGIEDNHHSISAWRRGPGGWIYFQEGIFLHTQVETQHGVVRNFNGGVYQYNPRTHELRMFCRGTGGNPWGHVFDYWGQSFMVNNPRIMYLTPGTGSSNEPSRIPPLITTEKQCGGDIVTGTHLPDEIQGQLLTGRFKSRAVVRYEFIDDGAGFSANVLEPLIKSKHPNFRPVDTKIGPDGAIYIADWYNSIINHAQHDFRDPRRDHDHGRIWRITYKDRPLVKKPQLVGIPVHRLVDHLSSPEGWTRHQARKELSERNPDEVLAAVESWVEALDTKENQYDHHLVEAMWACQNVERVSEPILSRVLSSKNGHARTAGARVIRYWQDELSDPVGMIGQLARDSFPRTRMEAILSAGFIPQAEAAPAALMALDRDRDRFINATLPSTMKGLEKYWVPALEKDALDFAKPAHREYAEQFAGIGIDKRLIALMGDPTPTPAEIAAVKKQFVSTPSSKLVRLVVNAVGKNAVQSDAVSIDILDGLRQVGERTVLETSRNFATLIPALSHSNDDVVVQVVASLGSWQVLSAGPELLGILKDSGRAPDVRKAAAIALGKLRQTKYVNAIKSLATLSDITTRYHAVTGLVAGDLEEAKVMVGDVLIQEPLDADPVALVSEFTKIRRGDAVLADLLENVPIHPEVKRSVSTYHRQTGQLPKRLVKLFSDSHQDSLSLALMSEDRDELALDVNRLGDAVRGEMIFRRASLACTSCHGIGSVGPTIGPNLVAVGTAASASYMIESILEPNASIAEHYENMLFTMTDNKVRMGVIAYQDESEVIIQDSALGKEVKLPVGKIRSKQSVPSLMPAGLADQLKGRDEFLDLAKFLSVLGNPGPFQNDERPFIRKWRVAAAEGAEPPIEGELWKPAYSKVSGELPFADFNLGKRVFVRGFVEVQTPGPVFLDINHRDGLELWIDGEAVPDPSKPIDLSKGRKEITFAFDPSKRGKKGLSVLFGTQSGSPTKFKVEGGI; encoded by the coding sequence ATGAAACGCCTTCTAGTTATATCTGTTTTACTCTCTTTTTTATCGATTCCCTTGTCGGGCCAGGACGCGAGCGGCATCAGGACGGCAAACCTTCAAGGTGCCGACTTGGATTTGATGAACAATCATGACCCTGCATCAGAGCTCGAGAATTTCGAATTACTACCGGGGTACGAAGCCAACCTCTTTGCGGCGGATCCCATGTTGGCCAATCCTATCCACATGGTATGGGACTCGAGGGGCCGACTGTGGGTGGCCTGTTCCTGGGCCTATCCCCAGATCAAGCCGGGTGATATCGCGAATGACAAAATCATCATTCTTGAGGATACGGACAACGATGGAGTCGCGGACAAGTCGACCGTGTTTGCCGATGGTCTCTACCTGCCAACGGGAATCGAACTGGCGAATGGAGGTTGTTTTGTGGGTCAGTCTCCAGATGTGTTGTTTTTGAAGGACACCGATGGCGATGACGTGGCTGATGTGAGACAGTTAGCGCTAACAGGATTCGGAATTGAGGACAACCACCACTCGATCAGCGCCTGGCGGCGCGGTCCGGGCGGGTGGATTTACTTCCAGGAAGGCATCTTTCTCCACACTCAAGTCGAAACCCAACATGGGGTCGTGCGCAATTTCAATGGCGGGGTCTACCAATATAATCCGCGCACGCATGAATTGAGAATGTTCTGTCGGGGGACGGGTGGAAATCCCTGGGGACATGTATTTGATTATTGGGGCCAGTCGTTCATGGTTAACAATCCGCGTATCATGTATCTGACCCCAGGCACGGGCTCTTCGAATGAGCCTTCCCGTATCCCACCGCTCATAACGACGGAGAAGCAATGCGGTGGGGATATTGTGACCGGTACCCATCTTCCCGATGAAATCCAAGGACAGCTTTTGACGGGGCGTTTTAAAAGCCGGGCAGTGGTGCGTTACGAGTTTATCGATGATGGTGCGGGTTTTAGCGCCAATGTTCTTGAGCCGCTGATTAAGTCAAAACACCCTAACTTCAGACCAGTAGACACAAAGATAGGTCCCGATGGAGCAATCTACATTGCCGATTGGTACAACTCGATCATCAATCACGCTCAGCATGACTTTCGAGATCCACGCCGTGACCACGACCATGGTCGCATATGGCGGATTACTTACAAAGATCGCCCACTTGTAAAGAAGCCCCAACTGGTGGGAATACCTGTTCACAGGCTAGTGGATCACCTTAGTAGCCCGGAAGGCTGGACGCGGCATCAGGCTCGAAAGGAATTGAGCGAGCGAAATCCTGATGAAGTACTGGCTGCGGTAGAGAGTTGGGTCGAAGCCTTGGACACCAAAGAGAATCAATACGATCATCATCTGGTTGAAGCGATGTGGGCCTGCCAAAATGTGGAACGGGTTAGCGAACCTATATTAAGTAGAGTTTTGTCATCAAAGAATGGACACGCCCGTACAGCGGGAGCCCGCGTGATCCGTTACTGGCAGGACGAGCTATCGGATCCAGTGGGAATGATTGGCCAGCTAGCGAGGGACAGCTTCCCACGCACCCGTATGGAAGCGATCTTGTCAGCGGGATTCATTCCACAGGCTGAGGCGGCCCCTGCCGCCCTAATGGCATTGGATCGTGATCGTGATCGATTTATTAATGCGACCCTTCCCTCAACGATGAAAGGGCTCGAAAAGTATTGGGTTCCTGCTCTCGAAAAAGATGCCTTGGATTTTGCCAAGCCCGCTCATCGCGAGTATGCAGAGCAGTTCGCCGGGATAGGAATTGACAAACGCTTGATCGCTTTAATGGGTGATCCGACTCCGACTCCGGCGGAAATAGCGGCGGTCAAGAAGCAATTTGTATCTACTCCAAGTTCGAAGCTTGTCCGGCTTGTGGTCAATGCCGTAGGGAAGAATGCAGTGCAATCGGATGCGGTTTCGATAGATATTCTAGATGGTTTGAGGCAGGTGGGTGAAAGGACTGTGCTGGAAACTTCTCGAAACTTCGCTACCCTGATACCCGCTCTTTCCCATTCGAATGATGACGTCGTGGTACAGGTGGTGGCGAGTTTGGGATCATGGCAAGTGCTATCGGCCGGTCCCGAGTTGCTTGGCATTCTTAAGGATAGTGGAAGAGCTCCAGATGTCCGGAAGGCAGCAGCGATAGCCTTAGGGAAACTGAGGCAAACGAAGTATGTAAATGCAATAAAGTCTCTCGCGACATTGAGCGACATTACCACGCGGTATCATGCAGTCACGGGTTTAGTCGCTGGTGATCTTGAAGAAGCGAAAGTGATGGTTGGGGATGTCTTGATTCAGGAACCGCTCGATGCGGATCCGGTAGCTTTGGTCTCCGAGTTTACGAAAATTAGAAGAGGGGACGCTGTGCTTGCGGACTTGCTTGAAAACGTTCCCATCCATCCGGAGGTGAAAAGGAGCGTATCGACTTACCACCGACAGACCGGTCAGCTTCCCAAAAGACTGGTCAAGCTATTCAGCGATAGTCACCAGGATTCCTTGAGCCTCGCTCTAATGAGTGAAGATAGAGATGAACTTGCCCTCGATGTGAATCGCTTGGGCGATGCGGTAAGAGGGGAGATGATCTTTCGTCGAGCATCGCTCGCTTGCACGAGTTGTCACGGCATCGGATCCGTGGGGCCAACGATTGGGCCGAATCTGGTAGCGGTGGGGACAGCGGCCTCTGCGAGTTATATGATCGAGTCCATTCTAGAGCCCAACGCCTCGATTGCGGAGCACTATGAAAACATGCTGTTTACCATGACGGACAACAAGGTTCGCATGGGAGTCATCGCCTATCAGGATGAAAGCGAAGTTATTATACAGGACTCTGCTCTGGGAAAGGAAGTGAAGCTCCCAGTAGGAAAAATCCGATCGAAACAAAGTGTGCCCTCGCTTATGCCTGCGGGGCTTGCGGATCAATTGAAGGGTCGGGACGAGTTCCTCGATCTCGCCAAGTTCCTGTCGGTCCTTGGAAACCCGGGCCCGTTTCAGAATGACGAGAGACCCTTCATACGGAAGTGGCGTGTGGCGGCAGCCGAAGGAGCCGAACCGCCGATTGAAGGCGAGCTTTGGAAACCCGCCTACAGCAAAGTCAGTGGCGAGCTGCCTTTCGCTGATTTCAATTTGGGGAAACGTGTTTTCGTCAGAGGCTTTGTGGAGGTGCAAACTCCGGGCCCGGTTTTCTTGGACATCAACCATCGCGATGGACTAGAGCTCTGGATCGATGGCGAGGCGGTGCCCGACCCTTCAAAGCCCATCGATTTGAGCAAAGGGAGGAAGGAGATTACTTTTGCGTTCGACCCATCGAAAAGGGGAAAGAAGGGCTTGAGTGTGCTTTTTGGTACTCAGTCGGGGTCACCCACCAAATTTAAAGTTGAGGGTGGGATATGA
- a CDS encoding sulfatase, with protein sequence MRPFKIDFSRHLPIYVVLLLAAFLSSCSIERSGPPNILVFLVDDLGYMDIGANNPDSFYETPHIDGLADSGMLFTDGYAANPVCSPTRYALMTGKHPTRADATNFFSGKRSGKFDPAPLVDNMPLDEVTVAEVLKAEGYRTYFAGKWHLGESEKYYPQNRGFDINIGGHTRGGPYTGNKYFSPFDNPQMEVDSPEGDHLPDRLARDTAKFIDENKDGPLFAYLSFYSVHTPLMGRPDLVEKYEKRAKEIEGTEFATEEQIYGDKPRQVRVLQKHAVYAAMVEAMDEAIGKVLQQLEDSGVAGNTIVVFTSDNGGLSTSEGLPTSNLPLRGGKGWVYEGGIREPWIVRYPGVTKPGSVSDVPINSIDLLPTLAAAVGAEVTHEIDGLNLKPALEGGSLEQRSLYWHYPHYSNQGGIPSGAIREGDFKLIERYEDGRVHLYNLKEDIGEQNDLAQKYPEKVSKLRSQLHAWYEEVDAKFLQQKEDGPEPWRP encoded by the coding sequence AAAATAGACTTCTCTAGACATCTGCCTATCTACGTCGTGCTCCTGCTAGCTGCGTTCCTGAGCTCCTGCTCGATTGAGCGATCAGGACCTCCCAACATCCTCGTCTTTCTCGTCGATGATTTGGGCTATATGGATATCGGGGCGAATAACCCGGACTCTTTCTATGAGACGCCGCATATCGATGGCTTGGCGGATTCCGGCATGCTATTTACGGATGGCTACGCGGCGAATCCGGTATGCTCGCCGACCCGGTATGCTCTCATGACCGGGAAGCATCCCACCCGAGCCGACGCGACCAATTTCTTTTCAGGAAAGCGAAGCGGCAAATTCGATCCCGCTCCGCTGGTTGACAATATGCCCTTGGACGAAGTGACGGTTGCCGAGGTATTGAAAGCGGAGGGATACCGTACCTACTTCGCGGGGAAGTGGCACTTGGGCGAATCAGAGAAATATTATCCCCAAAATCGAGGTTTCGATATCAATATTGGCGGACACACTCGTGGTGGACCGTATACAGGAAACAAATACTTTTCACCCTTTGATAACCCGCAAATGGAAGTGGATAGCCCGGAAGGGGATCACCTGCCGGATCGGCTCGCAAGGGATACTGCCAAGTTTATAGATGAGAATAAGGACGGACCACTCTTCGCCTATCTCTCTTTCTACTCTGTGCACACGCCGCTCATGGGTCGACCGGACTTGGTCGAAAAATACGAAAAACGGGCCAAGGAAATCGAAGGGACAGAATTTGCAACTGAGGAGCAGATTTACGGGGACAAGCCACGTCAAGTACGGGTTTTGCAAAAGCACGCCGTCTACGCCGCTATGGTGGAAGCGATGGATGAAGCGATTGGCAAGGTGTTGCAGCAGCTCGAGGACTCAGGAGTAGCGGGTAACACGATTGTCGTTTTCACTTCCGACAATGGTGGTCTTTCGACTTCTGAGGGTCTCCCCACCAGCAATCTGCCTTTGCGGGGAGGTAAAGGGTGGGTTTATGAAGGTGGTATCCGCGAACCTTGGATTGTCCGCTATCCAGGGGTTACGAAACCGGGGAGCGTTAGCGACGTGCCGATCAATTCGATTGATCTATTACCCACTTTGGCCGCAGCGGTGGGTGCGGAGGTGACGCATGAAATTGACGGATTGAATTTGAAACCGGCTTTGGAAGGGGGTTCGTTAGAACAGCGATCCCTGTATTGGCATTATCCTCACTACAGTAATCAGGGGGGAATACCGAGTGGAGCGATTAGGGAAGGCGACTTCAAACTGATCGAACGCTACGAGGATGGTCGGGTCCATTTGTACAATTTGAAAGAGGATATCGGCGAGCAAAACGACCTGGCTCAGAAGTATCCGGAAAAAGTGTCGAAACTGCGGTCCCAGCTCCATGCGTGGTACGAAGAAGTGGACGCGAAGTTCCTCCAGCAAAAAGAGGATGGGCCCGAACCGTGGAGACCCTAG
- a CDS encoding ThuA domain-containing protein, with translation MKKIPLNGFLVGVSLLIGAPVHAAADEPHVVLIAGTLHYSPELTLPVFAKELERFGFRTTVVMGEGDPEKKTENVLPGIEALADADAAIFFLRFLNLPDEEWQPIENYIKSGKPVIGLRTANHSFKFPQGHKRFEWNNGFGRRVIGTPYIVHQSSVTDISVVDKHLKHPIMTHVDTANWDSLGTLYLTRLQPGCIPLMSGTGTGKMRLLERSFGTTLVNETEADIVAWAWENEWGGKVFGSTLGHPGDFGEEAFTRMLVNSVCWAVGKQMPSADTAISTWDIKRADK, from the coding sequence ATGAAGAAGATACCCCTCAACGGTTTCCTAGTCGGAGTTTCTCTTTTGATCGGAGCACCAGTTCACGCGGCAGCCGACGAACCGCACGTCGTGCTCATAGCGGGAACGTTGCATTACTCTCCAGAGCTGACCTTACCTGTTTTTGCCAAGGAGCTGGAGCGCTTCGGTTTTAGAACCACGGTAGTTATGGGAGAAGGGGATCCGGAAAAAAAGACGGAGAATGTGCTCCCTGGGATTGAAGCCTTGGCAGATGCGGATGCGGCCATTTTTTTCCTGAGATTTCTGAACCTGCCTGATGAAGAGTGGCAGCCCATCGAAAATTACATAAAGTCCGGCAAACCGGTCATCGGGCTGCGGACCGCTAATCACTCCTTCAAGTTTCCGCAAGGCCACAAACGATTTGAATGGAATAATGGATTCGGAAGGAGAGTTATCGGAACGCCCTATATTGTGCACCAATCGAGTGTGACGGATATCAGCGTTGTCGATAAGCACTTGAAGCATCCCATTATGACTCATGTTGACACGGCGAACTGGGACTCGTTAGGGACTCTCTATTTAACGCGCCTTCAACCGGGCTGCATTCCTCTGATGTCTGGGACGGGAACGGGCAAAATGCGGTTGCTAGAGCGGAGTTTTGGAACGACCCTCGTGAACGAAACCGAAGCGGACATTGTCGCTTGGGCGTGGGAAAATGAGTGGGGTGGAAAGGTATTTGGCTCGACCCTCGGCCATCCGGGTGACTTCGGAGAAGAGGCCTTCACGCGTATGCTGGTCAACAGTGTCTGCTGGGCAGTCGGCAAGCAAATGCCGAGCGCGGACACGGCAATTAGCACTTGGGACATCAAGAGAGCCGATAAGTAG
- a CDS encoding SGNH/GDSL hydrolase family protein → MNTRTIARFLFSFGCLLGLAKADSPLLPGIRIAIVGNTFADQLRSHGYLETLLLQHWREEPVSIRNLGWAGDMLSARDRPTNFPTEESTLRDHQTDVIIACFGMGESFEGEAGIENFKSDLKAFIASHRGKRYNGESEVRLILVSPIAYENLGELTPKLVERNRDLQLYTESMRSVAAAKNVPFVDLYGPTSTMMSEPDAIPLTTNGIHLSEYGYWVVSRALYEGFFENESVPSGRPWWLTIDAKTQKGDGIGLSLSDLSSNRRELSFRVTEETSPSLPPPTQRELPASLNSRRDTVVVKNLQPGKYVLMIGGERVASASQDEWAKGVAMDSSPAHRDGEIFRQAVKDKNLQFTYSWKALNQVHIVGERRNSPSGQALPAEILAFKELADQKDVALEGGIELKTREWRLIPDTN, encoded by the coding sequence ATGAATACACGTACAATCGCACGGTTTCTTTTTTCCTTTGGCTGTCTCCTGGGATTGGCGAAGGCGGACTCTCCCCTGCTGCCTGGGATCCGCATCGCTATTGTGGGCAATACCTTTGCCGATCAGCTTCGCTCCCACGGATACTTGGAGACACTTCTATTACAGCATTGGCGGGAAGAGCCAGTTTCGATTCGGAACTTGGGCTGGGCGGGTGACATGCTCTCGGCCCGCGATCGGCCCACCAATTTTCCGACCGAGGAGTCTACCTTGCGGGATCATCAAACCGATGTAATCATCGCCTGTTTTGGGATGGGGGAGTCCTTCGAGGGAGAGGCGGGTATCGAGAATTTCAAGTCAGACCTGAAGGCGTTCATCGCGTCTCATAGGGGGAAGCGGTACAATGGCGAATCGGAGGTACGTCTGATTCTAGTTTCCCCGATTGCTTACGAGAACCTTGGAGAGTTGACCCCAAAGCTTGTTGAGAGAAACCGTGATTTGCAATTGTACACAGAGTCCATGCGCTCTGTGGCAGCGGCGAAGAACGTTCCTTTTGTGGATCTGTATGGGCCTACGAGCACAATGATGTCTGAACCTGATGCGATTCCCCTGACTACAAACGGCATTCATTTGAGTGAATATGGGTACTGGGTGGTCTCGCGTGCTCTTTATGAAGGGTTCTTTGAAAATGAAAGCGTGCCCAGTGGACGGCCCTGGTGGCTCACCATCGATGCCAAAACGCAAAAGGGTGATGGGATTGGGCTTTCTCTTTCAGATCTATCCTCGAACCGTCGCGAGCTCAGTTTTAGAGTAACGGAGGAAACAAGCCCGTCATTACCACCTCCGACGCAACGTGAATTGCCAGCTAGTCTGAACTCGAGGCGGGATACGGTGGTTGTTAAAAACCTGCAGCCGGGGAAATACGTGCTTATGATTGGTGGCGAACGTGTGGCATCCGCTAGCCAAGATGAATGGGCGAAAGGAGTGGCGATGGATTCTTCACCGGCTCATCGCGATGGCGAAATATTTCGCCAAGCAGTTAAAGATAAAAACCTTCAGTTCACCTATAGTTGGAAAGCTCTCAACCAAGTCCATATCGTGGGCGAACGACGTAATTCGCCTAGTGGACAGGCCTTGCCTGCGGAGATCCTGGCTTTCAAGGAGCTAGCGGACCAGAAAGACGTCGCTCTTGAGGGAGGTATTGAGCTCAAGACTCGCGAGTGGCGTTTAATTCCGGATACAAACTGA